The genomic segment GTTCAACAACATCCTCGCGCGGTTGCGCCGTCTGAACCCCGGGGTGGAGGAGGCGTCCAAGGACCTTGGCGCCACACCGTGGCAGACCTTCCGCATGGTGACCTTCCCGCAGTTCCGCAGTGCGTTCATCGCCGGTGGCATCCTCGCCTTCGCGTTGAGCTTCGACGAGGTGTACGTCACGATCTTCACCGCACCGCCTGGCGTGGACACGCTGCCGCTGTGGATCATGAACCAGATGGCCCGTCCGAATGAGGCCAACGTGGTCAACGTCGTGGCGACCGTGGTCATCCTCGCCTCGTTCATCCCGGTGTGGGTGTCGCAGCGGCTCGGAAGGGAGATCGACGAGCGGGGCTGAGCCCGTGTTCGCTGTGAGCGGTCGCTTCGCATTGACCGCGCACGGCGTCGCACGGTTGTATGGAGGCATGACTGATCGCACAAAGCCTGAGTTCGACGCCCCCACGGGCCCTGCGCCCGCAGAGCTCGTCATCCGAGACATCATCGAGGGTGACGGCGCCGAGGCGAAGCCCGGCGACACCGTTACCGTCCACTACGCGGGTGTCGAGTTCGACTCCGGCGAGGAGTTCGACTCATCGTGGGGCCGCGGCGAGACGATCCAGTTCCCGCTGCGCGGCCTGATCCAGGGGTGGCAGGACGGCATCCCCGGAATGAAGGTCGGCGGACGTCGCGAGCTCGTCATCCCGCCGCACCTCGCCTACGGTCCCGCAGGTGCGGGGCACTTCCTGTCGGGCAAGACCCTCATCTTCATCATCGACCTCGTCGCCGTCGGCTGATCGGCTCCGAGTCCGTTCTTCGAGAACCCCGCGTCCGTCAGGGCGCGGGGTTCTCGGCGTCGTAGTCGCGGAATCGCGGCGTGAGGCGCACGAGCAGAGCCACCAGCGCGATGATCACGAAGCCGCCGAGCAGGGGAGGGAACCAGATCGCCGTGACCGTGGCGAGGGTGCCGGCGTAGAGCGCGCCGACGCGGGGCCCGCCGGTGACGACGATGATGAAGACGCCCTGGAGTCTGCCGCGGATGCTGTCGGGGACCGAGGCCTGCATCATCGTGTTGCGGTAGATCGAACTGATGTTGTCGGCGGCGCCGGAGGCCGCCAGCGCCAGACACGCGGCGATGACGAGACCGAGGTTCGTCGTGTTCTCGTCGACGGGCGGCAACCAGACGCCGATCAGCAGCACCGCACCGAAGACGACGATGGACGCGCCGTACAACTGGATGGACCGCTGGATTCCTCGGCCATGCCAGCGGTAGCGGACAACGCGTCCGGAGAAGAGGCTCGACAGGAACGTCCCTGCCGCGACGGCAGCGGTCAGAGCGCCGGTGGTGATCGCCCCGCCGCCGAGCAGGACCGTGCCGAGCGCCGGGTACAGGGCCATCGGGTTGCCGAAGGTCATCGCGATGATGTCGAGGATGTACTGCATCCGGATGTTGCGGGCGCGGGAGAGGAAGCGCCAGCCGTCCACCAGCGACGCGATGCCAGGGCGGACGATCGTCCCCTCCGGGCGCAGTGCGGGGAGGGTCCACAGTCCGAGGAACATGGCGAGCATGAGGACGACGTCGATCGTGTAGGTCCAGCCGTACCCGGTCGTGGCGACGAGGACGCCCGCGAGTGCAGGCCCGACCATGACCATGATCCCGATCGTGATCCCGTTGAGTGCGGAGGCCGGTGCGAGCAGATCCCGGGGGATCAGTCGGGGGATGATCGCGCTGCGGGTGGCCATGCCGACGGAGTTCGCCGCGGCATTGACCACGCTGAGCGCGTAGAGCCACCAGATCGTCTCGAGCTGCGTCCAGGTGAGCACGGCGAGCAGGAGCGTGGAGGCGAAGGTGATCGTCGCGGCCACCAGGCCGACGATGCGGCGGTCGAACGCGTCGGCGAGCATCCCGCCGTAGAGTCCGGCGATGATCATCGGCACGAGGCCG from the Microbacterium ginsengiterrae genome contains:
- a CDS encoding FKBP-type peptidyl-prolyl cis-trans isomerase, translating into MTDRTKPEFDAPTGPAPAELVIRDIIEGDGAEAKPGDTVTVHYAGVEFDSGEEFDSSWGRGETIQFPLRGLIQGWQDGIPGMKVGGRRELVIPPHLAYGPAGAGHFLSGKTLIFIIDLVAVG
- a CDS encoding MFS transporter, whose product is MSSALIDLRPFRASAAFTRLWIGSTLAGMGGQLTLVTIMLHVFALTGSTFAVSMVAVAGLVPMIIAGLYGGMLADAFDRRIVGLVAATITFASTLLLAVLTWTQLETIWWLYALSVVNAAANSVGMATRSAIIPRLIPRDLLAPASALNGITIGIMVMVGPALAGVLVATTGYGWTYTIDVVLMLAMFLGLWTLPALRPEGTIVRPGIASLVDGWRFLSRARNIRMQYILDIIAMTFGNPMALYPALGTVLLGGGAITTGALTAAVAAGTFLSSLFSGRVVRYRWHGRGIQRSIQLYGASIVVFGAVLLIGVWLPPVDENTTNLGLVIAACLALAASGAADNISSIYRNTMMQASVPDSIRGRLQGVFIIVVTGGPRVGALYAGTLATVTAIWFPPLLGGFVIIALVALLVRLTPRFRDYDAENPAP